One region of Streptomyces sp. NBC_00442 genomic DNA includes:
- a CDS encoding DUF6507 family protein, whose translation MTSWDIKPSGVSGVLKKTGTAAEAMSKAGTSMQESLKSAASSAGTISGPYCGEAPMGPVGGALGEFMQHKAQELGYIAVRTQHSLQGAYDATTEYMKGDVAMAANKQSQAIKEPVVNDKGQELGADGKPVQPEPEGHK comes from the coding sequence GTGACGAGTTGGGACATCAAGCCGTCCGGGGTTTCGGGCGTGTTGAAGAAGACGGGTACGGCGGCCGAGGCGATGTCGAAGGCCGGGACCTCGATGCAGGAGAGCCTGAAGTCGGCGGCGTCGTCCGCCGGCACGATCTCGGGTCCGTACTGCGGTGAGGCCCCGATGGGCCCGGTCGGCGGCGCGCTCGGCGAGTTCATGCAGCACAAGGCGCAGGAGCTCGGCTACATCGCCGTGCGTACCCAGCACTCGCTCCAGGGCGCGTACGACGCGACGACGGAGTACATGAAGGGTGACGTGGCGATGGCTGCGAACAAGCAGAGCCAGGCCATCAAGGAGCCGGTCGTCAACGACAAGGGCCAGGAGCTCGGCGCGGACGGCAAGCCGGTCCAGCCCGAGCCGGAGGGTCACAAGTGA
- a CDS encoding pore-forming ESAT-6 family protein, producing MGQNLDRRSYDTGASTEVQGGLAGIIGNLERVLNDRDRAVKAAMAEFTADGVSDEYHGKELRWNKAAAEVREIIRLVRGTLELNDGTAHSTLSKAKAAVDAIG from the coding sequence ATGGGTCAGAATCTGGACCGGCGCAGCTACGACACCGGCGCCTCCACCGAAGTACAGGGCGGCCTCGCCGGGATCATCGGCAACCTGGAGCGCGTCCTCAACGACCGCGACCGGGCCGTGAAGGCCGCGATGGCGGAGTTCACGGCGGACGGTGTCTCGGACGAGTACCACGGCAAGGAACTGCGCTGGAACAAGGCGGCCGCCGAAGTCCGCGAGATCATCCGCCTCGTGCGCGGCACCCTCGAACTCAACGACGGTACCGCCCACTCCACCCTCTCCAAGGCGAAAGCAGCCGTCGACGCCATCGGCTGA
- a CDS encoding DUF397 domain-containing protein, producing MSSTLQWFKSSYSDDSGGQCIEVAAVWRKSSSRSSSGGDRVEVATCCEAIHVRDSKVTHGPALAVGPGVWAAFVGWKGAPVA from the coding sequence ATGAGCAGCACCCTCCAGTGGTTCAAGTCCAGCTACAGCGACGACAGTGGGGGCCAGTGCATCGAGGTGGCCGCCGTCTGGCGCAAGTCCTCGTCCCGCAGCTCCAGTGGAGGCGACCGCGTAGAGGTGGCCACCTGCTGCGAAGCCATTCACGTACGGGACTCGAAGGTGACGCATGGTCCGGCGCTCGCCGTGGGTCCCGGGGTGTGGGCCGCGTTCGTGGGCTGGAAGGGCGCCCCGGTCGCCTGA
- a CDS encoding helix-turn-helix domain-containing protein: MARAENKETAGPMAQMVAKLARKLRVRKGWSQDRLGAELGFSGAAVSAMETLAQPASDQMLVELERVLGDGMGIFEDARTAVRLEKYPEQFQNFAPLEQRAIVLQMYETLVINGLFQTEEYARALIGGGYPPLSEQRVEELVQARMERQALFDREPIVSIELILEEAVLRRTIGNAEVMTGQMQHLIAYTRRRNVNLHVLPLECGTSGEHAGARGGITLVETPEHDRLGYLEVQGESLLITDPAKVSTYARRYAKIRAQALGLRESLGLIEELAGEQR, translated from the coding sequence ATGGCACGAGCGGAAAACAAGGAGACGGCGGGGCCGATGGCCCAGATGGTCGCCAAACTCGCTCGCAAATTACGCGTACGGAAAGGGTGGTCCCAGGACCGTTTGGGAGCCGAGCTCGGCTTCTCGGGCGCGGCGGTGAGCGCCATGGAAACTCTGGCTCAGCCCGCAAGCGACCAGATGCTGGTGGAGCTGGAGCGCGTACTCGGCGACGGCATGGGCATCTTCGAGGACGCTCGGACCGCCGTACGGCTGGAGAAGTACCCCGAGCAGTTCCAGAACTTCGCGCCCTTGGAGCAGCGCGCCATCGTGCTCCAGATGTACGAGACCTTGGTCATCAACGGACTGTTTCAGACGGAGGAGTACGCACGCGCCTTGATCGGCGGAGGCTACCCCCCGCTGTCCGAGCAGCGGGTAGAAGAACTGGTCCAAGCCCGTATGGAACGACAGGCTCTGTTCGACCGGGAGCCGATCGTCTCGATTGAGCTGATCCTGGAGGAAGCGGTGTTGCGGCGGACAATCGGCAACGCCGAGGTCATGACCGGCCAGATGCAACACCTCATTGCGTACACGCGCAGGCGCAATGTCAACCTTCACGTGCTCCCGCTCGAATGCGGAACGAGCGGAGAACACGCGGGTGCCCGCGGCGGGATCACCTTGGTGGAGACTCCAGAACACGACCGCTTGGGATACCTGGAAGTCCAGGGCGAGAGCCTTCTCATCACCGACCCGGCGAAGGTGAGTACGTACGCACGGCGCTATGCGAAGATCCGAGCACAGGCCCTGGGTCTTCGCGAATCGCTGGGCCTCATCGAGGAGTTGGCAGGAGAACAGAGATGA
- a CDS encoding ALF repeat-containing protein: MRPTLAALLIAAAALAPALAVATPAFASGTTAASSPAATAVSGPSAGPASEDDDRVAVSRILGQAIKDGDRRVIRDANTALDANTPEALRTFLDTGYRLAQAEDDSVATTRILGVAQKNGDRAVIREATKALDNGSAEALRTFRTTGYRLAQAEDDSVATTRILGVAQKNGDRAVIREATKALDNGTPEALRTFRTTGYRLAQAEDDSVAISRILARPGISDALRAACNKALDGTPEDMRYFLVTGQYEVAG, encoded by the coding sequence ATGCGACCCACCCTCGCCGCCCTCCTCATCGCGGCCGCCGCCCTGGCGCCGGCCCTCGCCGTGGCGACCCCGGCGTTCGCCTCCGGCACGACGGCCGCGTCGTCGCCCGCCGCGACAGCCGTGTCCGGCCCGTCGGCCGGCCCCGCCTCCGAGGACGACGACCGTGTCGCCGTGTCCCGCATCCTGGGCCAGGCGATCAAGGACGGCGACAGACGTGTCATCCGCGACGCCAACACGGCGCTCGACGCCAACACCCCGGAAGCCCTGCGCACCTTCCTGGACACGGGCTACCGCCTCGCTCAGGCCGAGGACGACAGCGTCGCCACCACCCGCATACTCGGCGTCGCCCAGAAGAACGGCGACCGCGCAGTCATCCGCGAAGCCACCAAGGCACTCGACAACGGCAGCGCCGAAGCCCTCCGCACCTTCCGCACCACCGGCTACCGCCTCGCCCAGGCCGAGGACGACAGCGTCGCCACCACCCGCATACTCGGCGTCGCCCAGAAGAACGGCGACCGCGCCGTCATCCGCGAAGCCACCAAGGCACTCGACAACGGCACCCCCGAAGCCCTCCGCACCTTCCGCACCACCGGCTACCGCCTCGCCCAGGCCGAGGACGACAGCGTCGCCATCTCCCGCATCCTGGCCAGGCCAGGCATCAGCGACGCCCTCCGCGCGGCGTGCAACAAGGCGCTCGACGGCACCCCGGAGGACATGCGGTACTTCCTGGTGACCGGGCAGTACGAGGTGGCCGGCTAG
- a CDS encoding glycosyltransferase family 39 protein, with protein MLVVGLWGITRQDTMWRDEAATWQASRRSLPDLWHLLHHADVVHGLYYFLMHGVFALFGDSLLALRLPSVLAMAGAAAFVARIGAQRGCPATGLCAGITFALLPAVQNYAQEGRSYALVTLGIACGTWLLVGLLDRPGRSLRWGTYAGVVLVTGWLNWFALLVLPAHAVAVLCARPGRAAVARWALSSAVAVAGTLPLILRSQDQSGQVSWIKPLTPGSLTVPALMVVGGVVCAVCGASGGRGRSAREGRAGGGGSGALGQSGVFRVSGASGMFGVSGARGVALWGVGLPLLAFPQAALLAVSLVKPLYVDRYVLFSYLGLALLIGAAAARAYRALVRPGVAAAVVVVALGCVLLPAELGHRGPHSRIDDVIAPANVVAATARPGDGVLYIPAARRDTALVAPAKFAGLDDVALLQSPADSGTLKGVEKEPARIARAVAAQRRVILVTDATGVSTNEGDRAKRRALDTHFVCVSDTRVHGRRVAVYEHRRGQHAH; from the coding sequence ATGCTCGTGGTGGGCCTGTGGGGAATCACCCGGCAGGACACCATGTGGCGGGACGAGGCCGCCACATGGCAGGCATCGCGGCGTTCGCTGCCGGATTTGTGGCACCTGCTGCACCACGCCGATGTCGTGCACGGTCTCTACTACTTCCTGATGCACGGCGTGTTCGCCCTGTTCGGCGACAGCCTGCTCGCTCTGCGGCTGCCCTCCGTGCTGGCGATGGCGGGCGCGGCGGCGTTCGTCGCGAGGATCGGGGCTCAACGAGGTTGCCCCGCGACGGGGTTGTGCGCCGGGATCACCTTCGCTCTCCTTCCGGCGGTACAGAACTACGCACAGGAAGGACGCTCGTACGCACTCGTCACCCTCGGGATCGCGTGCGGTACGTGGCTGCTGGTCGGGCTCCTCGACCGCCCGGGGCGGTCGCTGCGGTGGGGGACGTACGCCGGGGTCGTTCTCGTCACCGGCTGGCTCAACTGGTTCGCGCTGCTCGTGCTGCCCGCCCACGCCGTCGCCGTGCTGTGCGCGCGGCCGGGGCGCGCCGCCGTCGCGCGCTGGGCGCTGTCCTCGGCGGTGGCCGTCGCCGGCACCCTGCCGCTGATCCTTCGCAGCCAGGACCAGTCGGGCCAGGTCTCCTGGATCAAACCGCTCACCCCGGGCTCCCTGACCGTGCCCGCGCTCATGGTCGTGGGCGGGGTGGTGTGTGCGGTGTGCGGTGCCTCGGGGGGCCGGGGGCGGTCCGCCCGGGAGGGGCGTGCGGGGGGCGGGGGGTCCGGCGCGCTCGGGCAGTCCGGCGTATTCCGTGTATCCGGTGCGTCCGGCATGTTCGGTGTGTCTGGAGCGCGTGGGGTGGCCCTTTGGGGAGTTGGTCTTCCTCTGCTCGCCTTTCCCCAGGCCGCGTTGCTCGCCGTGTCCCTCGTCAAGCCGCTCTACGTCGACCGGTACGTGCTCTTCTCCTACCTGGGTCTCGCCCTGCTGATCGGGGCGGCGGCCGCCCGCGCGTACCGGGCCCTGGTGCGGCCCGGGGTCGCGGCCGCCGTGGTCGTGGTCGCGCTGGGCTGTGTCCTGCTGCCCGCCGAGCTGGGGCACCGGGGTCCGCACAGCCGCATCGACGACGTGATCGCCCCGGCGAACGTGGTGGCCGCGACGGCCCGACCGGGCGACGGGGTGCTGTACATACCCGCCGCGCGCCGTGACACCGCCCTGGTGGCTCCGGCGAAGTTCGCCGGCCTCGACGACGTCGCGCTGCTCCAAAGCCCGGCGGATTCAGGCACGTTGAAGGGTGTCGAGAAGGAGCCGGCCCGCATAGCACGGGCCGTCGCCGCGCAACGACGTGTCATCCTCGTCACCGATGCCACCGGGGTCTCGACCAATGAGGGGGACCGGGCCAAGCGGCGTGCGCTCGACACCCACTTCGTCTGCGTGTCGGACACGCGCGTCCACGGGCGGCGGGTCGCGGTGTACGAGCACCGAAGAGGTCAACATGCCCATTGA
- a CDS encoding serine/threonine-protein kinase encodes MSASLGGTQPLEPADPERIGTYRLLARLGAGGMGQVYLARSDRGRTVAVKLVRPDLADQEEFRGRFRQEVRAARRVGGPWTAPVLDADTEAPAPWIATGYIAGPSLQSVVKGPHGPLPEHSVRVLARGLTRALRDVHGAGIVHRDLKPSNVLITIDGPRVIDFGIARALETGTDAGLTRAGALVGSPGFMAPEQVRGDRITPACDVFCLGSVLAYAASGRLPFGEASSGVHALMFRIAQEPPVLDGVPASLQDLIRDCLHKDPAARPSLDHILSRLPGHAPDPWLPAPLVAQLGSHAAQLLDMEDPGATTHTPSTATTATGTTAGRTDITASDHLGHSGHSGHSGPNAAPPPDTLPDAPTPPTAPAFGISPPPPRTPAHPAHPTHPADPTPYDYPPSLSTPYAPEPPPSRSTRSTVALIAVALVVAVGAGGSVYAFMSGDSLGKATDDTRSTTPADPNSPSPGGSSSQGTDPGTPGGVPRQYIGAWSATVPTATGEDPRHLAIRAGGPGDTVLTLTAEGSGYHCVFQARLTSAPASSNAPLQIGPSQVGTGSTGSCSPGKPSTISLLPDGRLHRLTPETGEYLDYERD; translated from the coding sequence ATGAGCGCGAGCCTCGGCGGCACCCAGCCACTCGAACCGGCCGACCCCGAGCGAATAGGCACCTACCGCCTCTTGGCCCGCCTGGGCGCAGGCGGCATGGGCCAGGTCTACCTCGCCCGCTCCGACCGGGGCCGCACCGTAGCCGTCAAACTGGTCCGCCCCGACCTCGCCGACCAGGAAGAGTTCCGCGGCCGCTTCCGCCAGGAAGTGAGAGCCGCACGCCGCGTGGGCGGCCCCTGGACCGCCCCCGTCCTGGACGCCGACACCGAGGCCCCCGCCCCCTGGATCGCCACCGGCTACATCGCGGGCCCGTCCCTCCAGTCCGTGGTGAAGGGCCCGCACGGCCCCCTCCCCGAGCACTCCGTACGCGTCCTGGCCCGCGGCCTGACCCGTGCACTGCGGGACGTCCACGGCGCCGGGATCGTCCACCGCGACCTCAAGCCCTCCAACGTCCTGATCACCATCGACGGCCCCCGCGTCATCGACTTCGGCATCGCCCGCGCCCTGGAGACCGGCACGGACGCCGGCCTCACCAGGGCGGGCGCGCTCGTCGGCTCGCCGGGTTTCATGGCCCCCGAGCAGGTGCGCGGCGACCGGATCACCCCGGCCTGCGACGTGTTCTGCCTCGGCTCGGTGCTCGCGTACGCGGCGAGCGGCCGGCTCCCGTTCGGGGAGGCGTCGAGCGGCGTGCACGCGTTGATGTTCCGCATCGCGCAGGAGCCCCCCGTTCTCGACGGCGTGCCCGCGTCCCTCCAGGACCTGATACGCGACTGTCTGCACAAGGATCCGGCGGCGCGCCCGAGCCTCGACCACATCCTGTCCCGGCTCCCCGGCCACGCCCCCGACCCGTGGCTGCCGGCTCCTCTGGTGGCCCAACTGGGCAGCCACGCAGCGCAGTTGCTCGACATGGAAGACCCCGGCGCGACGACGCACACACCCTCCACCGCAACCACCGCAACCGGCACCACCGCCGGCCGCACCGACATCACCGCCTCCGACCACCTAGGCCACTCAGGCCACTCCGGCCACTCCGGGCCGAACGCGGCCCCGCCCCCCGACACCCTCCCCGACGCACCCACGCCCCCGACCGCACCCGCGTTCGGCATATCGCCGCCCCCACCCCGGACACCCGCACACCCCGCACACCCCACACACCCCGCGGACCCCACCCCCTACGACTACCCGCCCTCCCTCTCCACCCCGTACGCCCCGGAACCCCCGCCCAGCCGCAGCACGAGATCCACGGTGGCGCTGATCGCGGTGGCCCTGGTGGTGGCGGTCGGGGCCGGCGGCTCGGTGTACGCGTTCATGAGCGGCGACAGCCTGGGCAAGGCGACGGACGACACCCGGTCGACGACACCGGCCGATCCCAACTCGCCCTCGCCCGGCGGGAGTTCGAGCCAAGGGACAGATCCCGGCACACCCGGTGGCGTACCGCGCCAGTACATCGGAGCCTGGTCGGCCACCGTGCCCACGGCCACCGGCGAGGACCCCCGCCACCTCGCCATCCGCGCGGGCGGGCCCGGCGACACCGTCCTCACGCTCACCGCCGAGGGCAGCGGCTACCACTGCGTCTTCCAGGCCCGCCTGACCTCGGCCCCGGCCTCGTCGAACGCCCCGCTCCAGATCGGCCCGTCCCAGGTGGGAACGGGCTCGACGGGCTCCTGCAGCCCCGGAAAACCGAGCACCATCAGCCTCCTGCCGGACGGCCGCCTGCACCGCCTGACCCCGGAGACCGGTGAGTACCTCGACTACGAGCGAGACTGA
- a CDS encoding aspartate aminotransferase family protein — MTPQGTPDPQAGAAVKAADRAHVFHSWSAQGTIDPLAVAGAEGSYFWDYEGNRYLDFASGLVFTNIGYQHPKVVAAIQEQAATMTTFAPAFAVEARSEAARLIASHTPGDLDKIFFTNGGAEAVENAIRMARLHTGRHKVMSAYRSYHGGTNTAINLTGDPRRWASDSGSAGVARFWAPFLYRSPFHATTEAEECERGLRHLEDTIVFEGPATIAAIILESVPGTAGIMTPPPGYLPGVRALCDKYGIVLVLDEVMAGFGRTGKWFACEHFDVVPDLLTFAKGVNSGYVPLGGVAISGEIAETFEHRPFPGGLTYSGHPLACAAAVATIEVMEEEGVVEQAAHIGATVIEPGLREIAERHPCVGEVRGSGVFWALELVRDKETREPLVPYNASGADNAPMAAFGAACKKNGLWPFINMNRTHVVPPCNVTEAEVKEGLAVLDEALTVADEHTV, encoded by the coding sequence ATGACCCCTCAAGGCACCCCCGATCCTCAGGCCGGCGCGGCAGTGAAGGCCGCCGACCGCGCGCACGTGTTCCACTCCTGGTCCGCCCAGGGCACGATCGACCCGCTCGCCGTGGCCGGCGCGGAGGGGTCCTACTTCTGGGATTACGAGGGCAACCGCTACCTCGACTTCGCCAGCGGGCTCGTCTTCACCAACATCGGCTATCAGCACCCGAAGGTCGTCGCCGCGATCCAGGAGCAGGCCGCCACGATGACGACCTTCGCGCCCGCGTTCGCGGTCGAGGCGCGTTCGGAGGCGGCCCGGCTGATCGCCTCGCACACCCCGGGCGACCTCGACAAGATCTTCTTCACCAACGGCGGCGCCGAGGCCGTGGAGAACGCCATCCGCATGGCCCGCCTGCACACCGGGCGCCACAAGGTGATGAGCGCCTACCGCTCGTACCACGGCGGGACGAACACCGCGATCAACCTCACCGGTGACCCGCGCCGGTGGGCCTCCGACAGCGGCTCGGCCGGGGTCGCCCGGTTCTGGGCGCCGTTCCTCTACCGGTCGCCCTTCCACGCCACCACCGAGGCGGAGGAGTGCGAGCGCGGCCTCCGGCACCTCGAGGACACCATCGTCTTCGAGGGGCCCGCCACCATCGCCGCGATCATCCTGGAGTCGGTGCCTGGCACCGCCGGCATCATGACGCCGCCGCCCGGCTACCTGCCCGGCGTGCGCGCGCTGTGCGACAAGTACGGCATCGTGCTCGTCCTGGACGAGGTCATGGCCGGGTTCGGGCGTACCGGCAAGTGGTTCGCCTGCGAGCACTTCGACGTCGTGCCGGACCTGCTGACGTTCGCCAAGGGCGTCAACTCCGGCTACGTGCCGCTCGGCGGCGTCGCCATCAGCGGCGAGATCGCCGAGACCTTCGAGCACCGGCCCTTCCCCGGCGGCCTCACCTACTCCGGGCATCCCCTCGCGTGCGCCGCCGCCGTCGCCACCATCGAGGTGATGGAGGAGGAAGGCGTGGTCGAGCAGGCCGCGCACATCGGCGCGACCGTGATCGAGCCGGGGCTTCGCGAGATCGCCGAGCGGCATCCCTGCGTGGGCGAGGTGCGCGGCAGCGGCGTGTTCTGGGCGCTCGAGCTGGTGCGCGACAAGGAGACGCGCGAGCCCCTCGTGCCGTACAACGCGAGCGGCGCGGACAACGCGCCGATGGCCGCGTTCGGTGCCGCCTGCAAGAAGAACGGCCTGTGGCCCTTCATCAACATGAACCGCACGCACGTGGTGCCGCCCTGCAACGTCACCGAGGCGGAGGTCAAGGAAGGCCTCGCCGTCCTCGACGAGGCGCTGACCGTGGCCGACGAGCACACCGTGTGA
- a CDS encoding GntR family transcriptional regulator, giving the protein MPASGAVTRNTLRQQIADALRDEVLAGRMRPGEEFTVKQIAEQYGVSATPVREALVDLCAQGLLDSDQHRGFRVRVFTVDDYKGIVEARALVVDGIFRRAAVPGSFDAHGPALVSVRRRGEEAARAARCGDLNILVGYDLRFWRELCALAGNTYISDFLHRLRMQSWVFAVPHLRGHGDLGDCLWTGHGEVVAALGRGDFDTARALIAAYNDASLTWAERLPR; this is encoded by the coding sequence ATGCCCGCGAGCGGAGCGGTCACCCGCAACACCCTTCGACAACAGATCGCGGACGCGCTGCGTGACGAGGTGCTCGCGGGGCGTATGCGGCCCGGCGAGGAGTTCACCGTCAAGCAGATCGCCGAGCAGTACGGCGTCTCGGCGACGCCCGTGCGCGAGGCGCTCGTCGACCTCTGTGCGCAGGGCCTGCTCGACTCCGACCAGCACCGCGGCTTCCGGGTGCGGGTGTTCACGGTCGACGACTACAAGGGCATCGTCGAGGCGCGGGCCCTGGTGGTCGACGGGATATTCCGGCGGGCCGCGGTCCCCGGGTCGTTCGACGCCCACGGGCCGGCCCTGGTGTCGGTGCGCCGGCGCGGCGAGGAGGCGGCGCGGGCCGCCCGGTGCGGCGACCTGAACATCCTGGTCGGCTACGACCTGCGGTTCTGGCGCGAGCTGTGCGCGCTGGCCGGCAACACCTACATCTCCGACTTCCTGCACCGCCTGCGCATGCAGAGCTGGGTGTTCGCGGTGCCCCACCTGCGCGGCCACGGCGACCTCGGCGACTGCCTGTGGACCGGCCACGGCGAGGTCGTCGCCGCGCTGGGCCGGGGCGACTTCGACACGGCGCGGGCGCTGATCGCCGCGTACAACGACGCCTCCCTGACATGGGCGGAGCGGCTGCCCCGGTGA
- a CDS encoding glycosyltransferase, translating to MGGAAAPVTTNTPAAPVELSVVVPAYNEERRLAPTLEAIRSHLGDSCVWELIVVDDGSGDETVRVAKEAAARDARIHVVVSGSNRGKGHALRLGVLASYGRRVLITDADLATPIEELDRLDKAMTEGDTAAAIGSRAHPDARIEVHQSRLREHLGRMGNRLIRAVAVPGIRDTQCGFKLFDGEKARAAFADARLDGWGIDVEILQFFRRRGWAVAEVPVRWSHQEGSKVGAADYGKVLWELARLKARAVRRVDLVLGALFLLSSVLLYKNLWDGLGRSYLTDSMQDQNQWEWFFAVTAVNVAHLRDPLFTTVQNFPDGVNLMGNTPMLGLSVPLAPVTLAFGPSLTWALVLTLGISATAYAWYWLFARRVTENRWAAGLGGALAAFAPPMISHGTAHPNFCVLFMLPLIIDRALRLCEGRDVRRNGIVLGLFTVYQIFLGEEVLLLATLGMALFALSYALARRDVARAAIRPLATGAAYALGVCLVLLAYPLYRQFAGAQSYHSVLHGDSAGNSPLALVEFAGRSLLGDEATADKLALNRTEQNAFYGWPLVALAFALVVRLWRRPLVKALAVTGVVAAVLSLGQKIRIPYTDMVFAGPWKLLAHKPLFESVIEGRVAMICAPVLGALVALGAGRLAHSRARLNKAVGFTAIALALLPIVPTSYPTNARPQVPEFIASGMWKKYVGPGESLVPVPLPDPGSAEALHWQAETGLGFSVPGGYFNGPWGPDRIGIYGASPRWTSNLFGDVRSGKPIPDIGTDWQNQARADLAYWRAGVLVLVPQPRAPELYETVSRLLGRAGTEVGGVWIWDVSPGR from the coding sequence ATGGGCGGAGCGGCTGCCCCGGTGACGACGAACACCCCGGCCGCACCGGTCGAACTGAGCGTTGTCGTCCCCGCCTACAACGAGGAGCGGCGCCTCGCCCCGACTCTCGAAGCGATCCGCTCCCATCTCGGCGACAGCTGCGTCTGGGAGCTGATCGTCGTCGACGACGGATCGGGCGACGAGACCGTACGCGTGGCGAAGGAGGCCGCCGCCCGTGACGCGCGCATCCATGTCGTCGTCAGCGGGAGCAACCGGGGCAAGGGCCACGCCCTGCGGCTCGGGGTGCTCGCCTCCTACGGGCGGCGCGTCCTGATCACGGACGCCGATCTGGCCACGCCCATCGAGGAGTTGGACCGTCTCGACAAGGCGATGACCGAGGGCGACACGGCCGCGGCGATCGGATCGCGTGCGCACCCCGACGCGCGGATAGAGGTCCACCAGAGCCGGCTGCGGGAACATCTCGGGCGGATGGGCAACCGGCTCATACGGGCCGTCGCGGTGCCCGGCATCCGCGACACCCAGTGCGGCTTCAAGCTGTTCGACGGCGAGAAGGCGCGCGCCGCGTTCGCCGACGCCCGCCTGGACGGCTGGGGCATCGACGTCGAGATCCTCCAGTTCTTCCGGCGCCGCGGCTGGGCGGTCGCCGAGGTGCCGGTGCGCTGGTCGCACCAGGAGGGCTCGAAGGTGGGCGCGGCGGACTACGGCAAGGTGCTGTGGGAACTGGCCCGGCTCAAGGCGCGCGCGGTGCGCCGCGTCGACCTGGTGCTCGGCGCCCTGTTCCTGCTGTCGTCGGTGCTGCTCTACAAGAACCTGTGGGACGGCCTCGGGCGGAGCTACCTCACCGACTCGATGCAGGACCAGAACCAGTGGGAGTGGTTCTTCGCGGTCACCGCGGTCAACGTGGCCCATCTGCGCGACCCGCTGTTCACCACCGTCCAGAACTTCCCCGACGGCGTGAACCTCATGGGCAACACCCCGATGCTGGGACTGTCCGTGCCGCTGGCACCGGTCACGCTCGCGTTCGGGCCGAGCCTCACGTGGGCGCTCGTCCTCACCCTGGGGATCTCGGCGACCGCGTACGCCTGGTACTGGCTCTTCGCCCGCCGGGTGACTGAGAATCGCTGGGCGGCGGGGCTCGGCGGGGCGCTCGCCGCGTTCGCGCCGCCGATGATCTCGCACGGCACCGCGCATCCGAACTTCTGCGTCCTGTTCATGCTGCCGCTGATCATCGACCGTGCGCTGCGCCTGTGCGAGGGCCGCGACGTGCGCCGCAACGGGATCGTGCTCGGCCTGTTCACCGTCTACCAGATCTTCCTCGGCGAGGAAGTGCTGCTGCTCGCCACGCTCGGCATGGCCCTGTTCGCCCTGTCGTACGCACTGGCCCGCCGCGATGTCGCGCGGGCCGCGATCCGGCCGCTGGCCACGGGCGCCGCGTACGCGCTCGGGGTCTGCCTGGTGCTGCTCGCCTACCCGCTGTACCGCCAGTTCGCCGGCGCGCAGAGCTATCACAGCGTGCTGCACGGCGACAGCGCGGGCAATTCACCGCTGGCGCTCGTCGAGTTCGCGGGGCGCTCCCTCCTCGGCGACGAGGCGACCGCCGACAAACTGGCCCTGAACCGCACCGAGCAGAACGCCTTCTACGGCTGGCCGCTGGTGGCCCTCGCGTTCGCGCTCGTCGTACGGCTGTGGCGGCGCCCCCTCGTCAAGGCGCTGGCCGTCACGGGTGTGGTGGCCGCGGTGCTCTCGCTCGGGCAGAAGATCCGCATCCCGTACACGGACATGGTGTTCGCCGGGCCCTGGAAGCTGCTCGCCCACAAGCCGCTCTTCGAGTCGGTGATCGAGGGCCGGGTCGCGATGATCTGCGCGCCGGTGCTCGGCGCGCTGGTCGCGCTCGGCGCGGGGCGCCTCGCGCACAGCCGGGCGCGCCTGAACAAGGCGGTCGGGTTCACGGCGATCGCCCTGGCGCTGCTGCCGATCGTGCCGACGTCGTACCCGACCAATGCCCGGCCGCAGGTGCCCGAGTTCATCGCGTCGGGGATGTGGAAGAAGTACGTGGGGCCGGGGGAGTCCCTGGTGCCGGTGCCGCTGCCCGACCCCGGTTCGGCGGAGGCGCTGCACTGGCAGGCGGAGACGGGGCTCGGCTTCTCCGTGCCCGGCGGCTACTTCAACGGGCCCTGGGGCCCGGACCGCATCGGCATCTACGGGGCCTCCCCGCGCTGGACGTCGAACCTGTTCGGCGACGTCCGCTCCGGCAAGCCCATCCCCGACATCGGCACCGACTGGCAGAACCAGGCCAGGGCGGACCTGGCGTACTGGCGGGCCGGTGTGCTGGTGCTGGTGCCGCAGCCGCGCGCGCCCGAACTGTACGAGACGGTGTCCCGGCTGCTCGGGCGGGCGGGCACGGAGGTCGGCGGCGTGTGGATCTGGGACGTGTCCCCGGGGCGGTGA